Genomic window (Sphingosinicella microcystinivorans):
CGCGCGCAGCATGGCGTCGATACCGCAGACGACATGCGGAAGCGCGTGCTCCCTGATGGCTGCGCGGGTCACGTCCGTCAGCGATTTCGTCGTCGTCGTGACCATGATCGCAGGCTTGTCGAGCCCCTTCACGGCGCGCCCTATCGCGGTGAGCGCAGGCGGAAGCCCCGCGCTGTCTTCCGATGTCGGGACGGCGATGTTGATCCCGATCAGCCCGATCTCGGGCGCTCCGGCGGCGACCGGGATGATGCGTTCCAGCATCGTCGGATCGCCCATGACGGCGCCGGTCACGTCGAGCGGATTCATCGCGGAGGCGAAGTCCGCCATCAGCGATTTCAGGGCCGCGGCCGTTTCCGGCGGCGGCGGCGGCACCAGAAGGCCCACGGAGTCCGCCCCGTCCGCGACGAGCGTGCAGGCGCCGCCGGAAATCGAGATGAAGCCGAGGCCGGGCTTCGGCAGCGGCCCGGTTTCCGCGAGCATTCCCGCCGTGATGATCAGGTCCTCCGTCGAATAGACGCGGATGATCCCGAGGCGCTCGCACACGGCATCGAAAACGCGGTCGTCCCCGGCGAGCGAACCCGTGTGCGCCTTCGCGACCTGCGTCGCGAGTTCGCTGCGGCCGATCTTCAGGATGACGATCGGCTTCTGCCGCTCCCGCGCACGCAGCGCGGCGCGCGCGAACGTGGCGGGATCGCGGATCGATTCCGAAAAGATCGCGATGGCGCGCGTCGGCTCGTGATCGACGAGATAATCGACGACATCGGCGAGGCTGAGCTGCGCTTCGTTGCCCGTCGCGGCGACGAAACTCGTGCCGATGTTCTGGCTGTTCGCGAACTCGTTGAGCTCGCTCGCCGTCGCTCCGCTCTGCGATACGATCGCGATGCGCGGCTCGAGGATCGGAAAGGCCGCCGGGATCGACGACACGGGCGCGCTTGCGCTCACGTTGTTGAAGCCGAGCGAATTCGGCCCCCAGAACGTCACGCCGAGTTCGCGCGCCTTTTCGAGGAGCGCCTGCTGCAAGGCCGCTCCTTCCTCGCCTGTTTCCGCATAGCCGGAGGTCAGGATCGCCATGTTGCGGATACCGGCCGCGGCGGCGTCCTCCATCGCGCCGAGCACCGCGGATTGCGGCACGAAGAGGAAGGCGACGTCGACCGGCTCGCCGATCTCCCGGCACGACGCATAGCCCTTCACGCCCAGAACGTCGGACCCGTTCCGGTTGACGGCATAGACCTTGCCGGCAAAGCCGAAGTCCTTGAAGTTCCGGATGATGAAGGCGCTCCACATCGAGCGTTCCGTCGCGCCGACGAGGGCAACGCTGCGCGGCTCGAACAGGGTGGAAAGACGGTGCGCGGGCCGCGCGGTTGCATCAGCCATAAATCTCTCCCGGCAGCGGGCGGCATTCCCGCCCGCGTGATGTTTTCAGCTTTCGATCGTGGTCATCAGGCTTTCGACGGCGTCGGCGAAATCCTGCTTGAATTCCTGCACCACCGCCGTCGCGGAGCGCACGGACTCGACGAGCCCGACACCCTGCCCCACCCAGTAGCTCACCAGCCGCTTCGCCTGTTCGTTGCCGGTGTCGGCAGCGCGGTCGATCCGTGCGAAGGTCGGAATGCTGATCATCGCCATCATGGGCATGGGTAGCGCGCCGGGGCTCTGCGGCCCGTCCCATGCGTCGTGCCATTCGGAGCGCAGCTGGCGGCTCGGCTTGCCGGTGCGCGTCTTGGATCGGATGGTGTCGCGCGATCCCGCCGCCACCATCTTCTCCTTGAAGGTCTCGCTGGTCTCCGCCTCGCTCGTCGCGAGCCAGACAGAGCCGGTCCATGCGCCCGCCGCGCCCATCGCCATGCAGCCCGCCATCTGCGCGCCGGTCATGATGCCGCCCGCGGCGAGCACGGGCACCTTGCGGATCGGGGCGATGGCGCGGATGACTTCCGGGACGAGCACCATCGTGGACACCTCCCCGCAATGGCCGCCCGCCTCACCACCCTGCGCCACGAGGAGATCGACGCCCGCGTTCACCTGCCGGACGGCATGTTCCTTGGCGCCCACCAGCGCGCCGACGGGAACGCCGTGGCGGCGCGCGCGCTCGATCATCGAGGGCGGCGCGATGCCGAGCGCATTGACGATCAGGCGAATAGGATGGCGGAACGCGACATCCATCAGCGCCTCGCCGACTTCGGGCAGGGTCGTCGGCGGGATACTGGCGACCACGTCTTCCGGCTTCGCAGGAATATCGTGCTTCTTCAGAAGATCGACGGCGAAGTCGACATGCTTCTGCGGAATCTGCTGGAGCAGGCTGTCCATGTCGACGTCCGCCCCCAGCGCCTGGTGCTCCGGTATCAATATGTCGACGCCGTAGGGCTTGCCGTCCACGTGGTCGTCGATCCAGCGCAGCTCCTCTTCGAGCAATTCCGGCGTGAAGCTGCTGCCGCCGAGCACGCCGAACCCTCCCGCCCGGCTGACGGCGGCGACGACATCGCGGCAGTGACTGAAGGCGAACAGCGGGAATTCCGCACCCACAAGACTTTTTACAGGTTCCATCGTCTCTCGCTCCCTTCCGGCATCCGCCGGACATTCCTATCGCCCCAGACCGAGGCCGCGCTGCGCGATCATCGACCGCTGTATCTCGTTGCTGCCGCCGCCCACGACGTACATGATCGACGTGCGCAGGATCTGTTCGATCGCTCCCTCCGCCGGAACGCCCGGCGCACCGGCGCCGAGCAGCGCCTCGCCGCCGACGAGGTCGAGCGCAGTCTCTGTGAGCCTCTGCGCGAGCTCGCTCGCGTAGACCTTCGCCATCGCGGCTTCCACGAGCGGCACGCCGCCGTCGTTCATCAGCGCGATCGAATTCAGCGCGAGCTGGCCGCCCGTCACCAGTTCGGCGGTCAGCCTGCCGATCGCTTCGGCGACAATGGGGGATTCACCCCGATCCCCGGCCTCCCGGAAATGATCGACCAGCGCTTCCAGCAGCACGCGCAGCTGGAACACGAAGCCGCCCATCGCGATCCTTTCGTTGGCGAGCGCGCGAGAGAGAATCTTCCAGCCGCCGTTCTCCTCGCCCAGCCGCCAGCTTGGCGGCAGGCGGACGTCGTCGAAGAAGATGTTGCAGAACGTCTGGCCGTACATCGCCATCATCGGTCGGACAGTGATACCGGGGCTGTCCATCGGCAGAATGAACAGGCTGATGCCGCCGTGCCTCACATCCGGGTCGGGATGCGTGCGCGCCGCGAGGATCATGTGCGAGGCGCGGTGCCCGTCCGTGGTCCAGATCTTCTGGCCGTTGATCACGTAGTCGTCGCCGTCGCGCACCGCCTTCGTGCGAAGGCTCGCGAGGTCCGATCCCGCTTCCGGCTCGCTGTAACCGAGGCAGCCCGTGACCGTTCCGGCCCGCAGTCCGGGCAGCAGCGCGGCCTGCAATTCCGGCGTGCCGTGCGCGATGATTTCCGGCGCCATGATCCGGCAGCCGCAGATCAGCGGATAGTCGGACACGCCCGCCTTCAGCAGTTCCTCGCTGAACGCCAGTTGCTCGAACGGCGTGGCATCCAGCCCCCCGGCCGCTTTCGGCCAGTTCAGCGCCGCCCAGCCGTCCCGTCCCAGCCGCTCCGCAAATACCAGATTCCAGTTGCGTTCGCTGAGGGGCTTGCCGCGATGCGCGGCGCTTTCCGCCGCCGACCAGTTCGCATCGAGCCACGCCCGCAGCCGTGCGCGGAACTCCGCCGCCGGATCGTCCTCCCGTGCGAAGAGCGCGTCGATGGCCTCTGCGCCGCCGTTCAGGACATGGCGGCCGAGATCAAGCCGGGCATCGAGCGCGCCGCCGCAGCGCGCGACGTCGCCGTGAACGCGGCGGAACAGCGCGGGCGCCTCATGCTCTTCCGCAAATCCCACGGCGCCGAAACAGTGCTGGGTTTCGAGCGCCACCTGCCGCAGTGACAGGCCGGCGAAGGCCGCCGCGGACGTCGCGAGCGCCCACCAGTCGGCCGAGCCGCAATCATGGGCCTGCGCGGCGGCGGACATCTGAAGCCTGCACCCTTCGAGCGCGATATGGCTGTTCGCCAGCTTGTGCTGGAGCGCCTGGAAACTGCCGATCGTCTGGCCGAACTGGCGCCTCACCCTCGCATAGTCGACGACCATCTCGAACCCGCGCTGCGCCGCGCCGAGCGCACGCGCGCCGAATCCGAGGCGCAGGATCGCGACCAGCCTGCGCGCATCGGCAGCGGACAGGGGGACGGCCTCGCAGGGAACGCCGTGCGCGTGAACGTCCGCGAGGCCGGGCAGCAATGCGGGCGTGGCGGCGATCTCGACGCCGGGCGCCCCGGCGGGCAGGATGCACAGGTCCCGCCCCCCGCACAGGATCATGAGCCGATCTGCGTCCGCCGCCCCTTCGACGAGGCGCACCGTTCCGCTCAGCCTGCCGCCGTCGTACCGGGCCTCGCCGTCCCGGCCGATGCCGATCGCGATCCGTTCGTCCGGACCCACACGGCCCGGCGCGAAGATGTTGGCGATCGCCGCCTCCAGAACCGGCAGCGGCGACGCCGCCCGCCCCAGCTCGTTCATCACCGGCAGCAGGTCCTGGAGACCGGCATCGTCCCCGGCGCAAAGCATCGTCAGGCCCTGATCGACGGCGCCCCGCCACCGGCGTTCGGGCGGCGATACCGGTGCAGAAAACTCCGCGAGCATCTTGCGGACGGCCGTCCGCAGGATCTCGTCATGGCTGCGCCCGGTCGACATCAGAACGCGCCGCCCCGCCGCCAGAAGACGTAGCCGTCCTCTCCCGGAACCGCCGTGCCCGTCGTGCCGACCGGTTCCGTTTCGCCCGAGACGAGGAAACGAAGCGTCTCCTCGTCGCTCCGCGGAACGCGGCAGACGAAGCGCACACCCTGCGGCGAGAGCCCGACGACGGTTCCATGCCCCGGCAGGCCGTCGCGGCCGTAGGGGACCGTATAGGCCTCGATCCGGCCCGGCCCCGCATAAGCCTCGTCGAGCGGCGGGATCGCGCCGCGCAGGCGGTCCGCTTCGGACTGACAGTCGAAGTCCTGCGGGAACAGGCCGTCCTGCATCCGGCGGGTCAGCACGATCGAATGATTGTGCGTGGCGAAGCCTCCGTTCGCGAAAATGAGGCCGCTGCGTCCGCCCGCCCGCAGCTTCTGCGTCATGACGACGGCGGCGTGCATCATGCAGTTGCCGATCGGCCCGCCGCCGAAGCTGAGCCCGCCGTAGACGCTCGGCGACCTGTCGAGCGGCCAGCCGAGGACACGCCGCGCCATCTTCGCAACGCACGGGAAGCAGTTGTAGAGCTCGACGAAATCGAGGTCGCCCGCGGCAAGGCCGTTGAGCTCCATCGCCCTCCGGATCGAAACGGTCATGGCCGCCGATCCGGCATAGCTGTCCCGCGCGAGGAAATCCTCGTCCTCGTGCGCGGCGGCGCCCGCGCCCACGAAGACGATCCGGTCTTCGGCGATGCCGAGTTCGCGCGCCTTGCCGAGGCTGGTCAGGATGACCGCGGCCCCCTGGTTGACGGCGCTGTTCGCCACCATCAGCTTCGTATACGGATAGGTGACGACGCGGTTGCGGGGCGATGCCGTCGTTATCGCGTCCGGTTCGAGCGCTTCGCGTATCCAGGCGCCCTCGTTCGCGGCCGCGGCGCGCGAATAGTGCGACCACAGGATCCCGGTTTCGCGCTGCGCGTCCGCGAAGCTCTGCCCCCATGCGGCGCGCGTGCCGGTTTCATACAGGGGATAGACGTCCGCGGGCGTCATGAGGCCGTATTTCTTCAGGAACGGCCGCACCGACCGGTCGAGAAGGTCGCGCATGACATTCGATTTTCCGGCGCCATCGTCCTTGCGCGCGGCATTCCGGTAGGCCGCCGTCCGCAAGGCTTCGGCGCCGACGATGGCCGCGACCTCCGCCTCGCCGGTAGCGATCAGGTTCGCCGCATGGTTGAGCAGGAACACCGGCCCGTCGCCGCTCGGCTCCCGCGTCAGCAGGGTCGACCGGGGGGCGACACCGATGCGCCGCAGGAGATGGGGCGTGATCGGCGCCTCGGCGGGCCATGCCGTGATCTCGCTGCTCACCTGATTCTCGATGCCGAGAAAATCGGCCCGGGCGAGCAGGCCGCCGCCGGCGTCATGATCCGCGCGTTCGAGCGCGAGCGCCATCAGCTCCAGCGTATCGAAGCCCGATGCGGAATCCTCCCGTGCATCATTGATCTGGCCGACGCCGACAATGACGGGAACCGCGTAAGCTCCATTTCTACTCATCAGATACTCTTCTGAACGCTTCCGACAGTTGTGCAACGCCTGGGGAGAGGGAGAGCCGTGACGCTCTCCCTCTCCCACGACCTCAGAACTTCACGGTGCCCTGCACCATGATCTGGCGGCCGCGGTTCGGCAGGCCCATGATCTGGACCGTGTCGCCCGCGGCGGGCGCCGGGGCGCCCGGCTTCTCGGCCATGTAGGACGTGTAGTACTCGTTGGTGAGGTTGCGTCCGATCAGCGCCACCTCCCACTTGTCGTCGGAGGTCTTCAGGCGCACGCTCGCATCGAACAGCCAGAAGCTGTCCTGAACGCCCGCCGGGTTTCCGTTTTCCACCGCGAAATAATTATCGCTGTACCGCGTGTTTCCGGAAAGCCCGATCACGAAGTCGTCGCCTGCCGGAACATCCAGATTGAAGCCGGCGGTCGCCGTCCAATCGGGTGCGCGGGCGAGCGGCTGACCGGCGCGCTGCTGCGAGAACGTGCCGTTTCCGTTGTCGACATTGCAGCCCGTCGCGGCCGTCTGTCCGCCCCAGCACTGCGAGAGGTAGTCGAGGAAGCGGGCGTGGTTGTAGGCGATGCCGCCGTTGAAGGTCAGCCACGCGTTGGCGCGCGCGCTGAACTCGACCTCGACGCCCTTGACACGCGCCTCCGCGGCATTGGTGATGATGAAGCTCGTCGTCGCCGGGTTGAACGAGTTCACCTGCAGGTTGGAATATTTGTAGGAGAAGATCGAGCTCGTCACCGTCAGCGCGCGGTCCAGCAGCCTCGCCTTCACGCCGCCCTCGAAGCCCCTGATCTTCTCCGACTTGAACCGGATGGAATCCGAGGTGATCGCGGCGGGAATGAGGTTCGTGCTGATGCCGAACCCGCCGGACTTGTAGCCGGTCTTGTAGGCGATGTACGTCGTCAGGTCCGACGTCGGCCGCCATGAGAGCGTGGCTTCGGGCGAGTAGTTGTTGTCCTTGAACTTGTCCGTGAAGACCTTGCCTTCCGGCGCAAGGACGGTGCCGGACAGCGGCGGGTGAACGTAGGTGTTCACGATGTCCGAATCCTTGGTCTCATGCGTGTAGCGAACGCCGCCGGCCAGTTCGAGCTGGGGGACGATCTCCCAGATCAGCTGACCGAACACCGAATAGGTGTTGCCCTTCGTGTTGCCCGGCTTTTCCCACGTGTGATACTTGCCGGTCGCCGCGTCCACGGGCAGCGGCGCGATCAGGCTGGCGTTGAAGAAATCGTGGTCGGTGTGCTGATAATAGGCTCCGATCATGAAGTTGACCGGCGAATCGAACGACGACAGAAGCCGGAATTCCTGGCTGAAGGACTTGAATTTTTCCTGCTCGGCCGCGTCATAGGCCATGTACACGGTCGCGTCGTAGTTATCGAAGTATTTCGTGTTGTTGGCGAAATACCCGGTCACTGACGTCAGCGTGAGATTCTCGAAGTCGTAGTTGGCGGTCAGGCTGGACAGCAGCATCCGCGTCTTGCTGTAGGGGTTCTGCCGGGCGACCGGCCAGTTGTCCGCATAGCCGTTCGGCAGGGCGCCGTTCGAATAATTCCGGTCCAGCTTGCAATCGCCGTAAGGATCGACGGCGACGGTGGGGATGCCGGCATAGACGACGACCGGCGTGGTATAGCCGCCGCAGTTCACGAGCTGCTGACCTGCGGACGGACCGTCGTCGTTGCGGATCATGCCCGCGACCTTCAGCGTGGCGCTGAAATTGCTTCCTTCCGGCTCGTAGGCGAGGC
Coding sequences:
- a CDS encoding acyl-CoA dehydrogenase family protein — encoded protein: MSTGRSHDEILRTAVRKMLAEFSAPVSPPERRWRGAVDQGLTMLCAGDDAGLQDLLPVMNELGRAASPLPVLEAAIANIFAPGRVGPDERIAIGIGRDGEARYDGGRLSGTVRLVEGAADADRLMILCGGRDLCILPAGAPGVEIAATPALLPGLADVHAHGVPCEAVPLSAADARRLVAILRLGFGARALGAAQRGFEMVVDYARVRRQFGQTIGSFQALQHKLANSHIALEGCRLQMSAAAQAHDCGSADWWALATSAAAFAGLSLRQVALETQHCFGAVGFAEEHEAPALFRRVHGDVARCGGALDARLDLGRHVLNGGAEAIDALFAREDDPAAEFRARLRAWLDANWSAAESAAHRGKPLSERNWNLVFAERLGRDGWAALNWPKAAGGLDATPFEQLAFSEELLKAGVSDYPLICGCRIMAPEIIAHGTPELQAALLPGLRAGTVTGCLGYSEPEAGSDLASLRTKAVRDGDDYVINGQKIWTTDGHRASHMILAARTHPDPDVRHGGISLFILPMDSPGITVRPMMAMYGQTFCNIFFDDVRLPPSWRLGEENGGWKILSRALANERIAMGGFVFQLRVLLEALVDHFREAGDRGESPIVAEAIGRLTAELVTGGQLALNSIALMNDGGVPLVEAAMAKVYASELAQRLTETALDLVGGEALLGAGAPGVPAEGAIEQILRTSIMYVVGGGSNEIQRSMIAQRGLGLGR
- a CDS encoding acetate--CoA ligase family protein encodes the protein MADATARPAHRLSTLFEPRSVALVGATERSMWSAFIIRNFKDFGFAGKVYAVNRNGSDVLGVKGYASCREIGEPVDVAFLFVPQSAVLGAMEDAAAAGIRNMAILTSGYAETGEEGAALQQALLEKARELGVTFWGPNSLGFNNVSASAPVSSIPAAFPILEPRIAIVSQSGATASELNEFANSQNIGTSFVAATGNEAQLSLADVVDYLVDHEPTRAIAIFSESIRDPATFARAALRARERQKPIVILKIGRSELATQVAKAHTGSLAGDDRVFDAVCERLGIIRVYSTEDLIITAGMLAETGPLPKPGLGFISISGGACTLVADGADSVGLLVPPPPPETAAALKSLMADFASAMNPLDVTGAVMGDPTMLERIIPVAAGAPEIGLIGINIAVPTSEDSAGLPPALTAIGRAVKGLDKPAIMVTTTTKSLTDVTRAAIREHALPHVVCGIDAMLRAASRAAWWSQTLKTPAQGLDPERGIVDAPPPLSSERAVLDYLAGKGVPVIPAVVATSRAEAEAAGIEGPLVLKILSPDIAHKTEAGGVRLNVAEADAGAAYDAILDAVKAARPDARIEGVIISPMRQGGVELLVGVTRDPTWGAMITVGFGGVLVELLADVAISPLPVTRGNVTGMLNRLRGAKLLKGFRGAPAADLDRVADAVVRIGDAALALGPKLESLEVNPLIVRGDDVEALDGLVIWKGEEE
- a CDS encoding NAD(P)H-dependent flavin oxidoreductase; protein product: MEPVKSLVGAEFPLFAFSHCRDVVAAVSRAGGFGVLGGSSFTPELLEEELRWIDDHVDGKPYGVDILIPEHQALGADVDMDSLLQQIPQKHVDFAVDLLKKHDIPAKPEDVVASIPPTTLPEVGEALMDVAFRHPIRLIVNALGIAPPSMIERARRHGVPVGALVGAKEHAVRQVNAGVDLLVAQGGEAGGHCGEVSTMVLVPEVIRAIAPIRKVPVLAAGGIMTGAQMAGCMAMGAAGAWTGSVWLATSEAETSETFKEKMVAAGSRDTIRSKTRTGKPSRQLRSEWHDAWDGPQSPGALPMPMMAMISIPTFARIDRAADTGNEQAKRLVSYWVGQGVGLVESVRSATAVVQEFKQDFADAVESLMTTIES
- a CDS encoding TonB-dependent receptor, which encodes MCTSAAAALVLGTLPAAAQATGETTEQVAQDAGEIIVSARQRKETLIEAPVAVSAIDSETLSRFGATDTRDLVKLAPSLTIDRSSSGGGGVIALRGIGTSPSNAGFDQAVSINVDGIQTGRSRIMELGMLDLAQVEVMKGPQALFFGKNSPAGVISITSAAPTRTFEGYARVGYEFVADEALVEGAVSGPLSDAFSARVAVRYRYMDGWLRNNAGQLTSSPFAGPTNLPQAPKTSRPGDEEFLGRVSLAYEPEGSNFSATLKVAGMIRNDDGPSAGQQLVNCGGYTTPVVVYAGIPTVAVDPYGDCKLDRNYSNGALPNGYADNWPVARQNPYSKTRMLLSSLTANYDFENLTLTSVTGYFANNTKYFDNYDATVYMAYDAAEQEKFKSFSQEFRLLSSFDSPVNFMIGAYYQHTDHDFFNASLIAPLPVDAATGKYHTWEKPGNTKGNTYSVFGQLIWEIVPQLELAGGVRYTHETKDSDIVNTYVHPPLSGTVLAPEGKVFTDKFKDNNYSPEATLSWRPTSDLTTYIAYKTGYKSGGFGISTNLIPAAITSDSIRFKSEKIRGFEGGVKARLLDRALTVTSSIFSYKYSNLQVNSFNPATTSFIITNAAEARVKGVEVEFSARANAWLTFNGGIAYNHARFLDYLSQCWGGQTAATGCNVDNGNGTFSQQRAGQPLARAPDWTATAGFNLDVPAGDDFVIGLSGNTRYSDNYFAVENGNPAGVQDSFWLFDASVRLKTSDDKWEVALIGRNLTNEYYTSYMAEKPGAPAPAAGDTVQIMGLPNRGRQIMVQGTVKF
- a CDS encoding acetyl-CoA acetyltransferase; translation: MSRNGAYAVPVIVGVGQINDAREDSASGFDTLELMALALERADHDAGGGLLARADFLGIENQVSSEITAWPAEAPITPHLLRRIGVAPRSTLLTREPSGDGPVFLLNHAANLIATGEAEVAAIVGAEALRTAAYRNAARKDDGAGKSNVMRDLLDRSVRPFLKKYGLMTPADVYPLYETGTRAAWGQSFADAQRETGILWSHYSRAAAANEGAWIREALEPDAITTASPRNRVVTYPYTKLMVANSAVNQGAAVILTSLGKARELGIAEDRIVFVGAGAAAHEDEDFLARDSYAGSAAMTVSIRRAMELNGLAAGDLDFVELYNCFPCVAKMARRVLGWPLDRSPSVYGGLSFGGGPIGNCMMHAAVVMTQKLRAGGRSGLIFANGGFATHNHSIVLTRRMQDGLFPQDFDCQSEADRLRGAIPPLDEAYAGPGRIEAYTVPYGRDGLPGHGTVVGLSPQGVRFVCRVPRSDEETLRFLVSGETEPVGTTGTAVPGEDGYVFWRRGGAF